The following DNA comes from Synechococcus sp. CC9616.
AATGATCAACGGTGGAACAGCTCTGCTGGGACTGCTCGGTGATCCGGTGCGGCATTCCCTATCGCCTGTGATGCAGAACGCTGCTCTGGAGAGGATGGGGTTGAACTGGTCGTACATCCCACTGCCCTGTGAGAGCCGGAATCTGCGGGAGGTTCTCCAGGGACTGCACGCTGTCGGCTGTCGAGGCCTGAATGTCACCATTCCCCACAAGCAGAACGCGGCCGCGCTCTGCGACGAACTCAGCCCATTGGCGAAGCGCCTTGGTGCCGTGAACACCCTGATTCCTCTTGATTCCGGAGGGTGGCGTGGGACTAACACCGACGTCGAGGGATTTCTGGCCCCATTGGAAGAAGTGAGGGACTGGCAGGGCCGACGTGCACTGGTCATCGGCAACGGAGGATCGGCTCGGGCGGTGGTGGCAGGTCTGCAGACCCTTGGACTTCAAGCACTCACGGTGGTGGGCCGACGCAGTGAAGCCCTATCCAGCTTCATCTCGGAACTCTCGTTAGAGCAGTCTCCAGTGGATGGCTGCCTGGTCAGCGATCAAGAAGCGCTGCAGGATCAGATCAGATCAAGCGATCTGGTGATCAACACCACGCCGGTCGGCATGGCTGAACACGACGATGCCGATGGCTTACCCCTGGGGCTCGCGGTATGGAACAACCTCTCGGACAACACAACGCTTTACGACCTGATCTACACACCGCGGCCGACACCATGGCTGGCGCTGGGGCAGAAGCAGGGGCTTCACTGCATCGACGGTCTGGAGATGTTGGTGCAGCAGGGAGCCGCTGCACTGAAGCTCTGGAGCGGACGTGACGATGTTCCCGTCGATGCCATGCGCGCCGCAGCCGTCTCGGTACTGAAGCTCTAGCTTCAACGCAGCTTTCGACGTGTTGTGGAGATTCCCCTTTGGCAGCGAGTTGTGGCTCCGCTGGTTTATCTGCTGC
Coding sequences within:
- a CDS encoding shikimate dehydrogenase, translating into MINGGTALLGLLGDPVRHSLSPVMQNAALERMGLNWSYIPLPCESRNLREVLQGLHAVGCRGLNVTIPHKQNAAALCDELSPLAKRLGAVNTLIPLDSGGWRGTNTDVEGFLAPLEEVRDWQGRRALVIGNGGSARAVVAGLQTLGLQALTVVGRRSEALSSFISELSLEQSPVDGCLVSDQEALQDQIRSSDLVINTTPVGMAEHDDADGLPLGLAVWNNLSDNTTLYDLIYTPRPTPWLALGQKQGLHCIDGLEMLVQQGAAALKLWSGRDDVPVDAMRAAAVSVLKL